The Desulfitobacterium chlororespirans DSM 11544 genome contains a region encoding:
- a CDS encoding nitroreductase family protein produces the protein MNPVIETILKRKGTKSYKPEQIKDEDLELILSAGIAGPTARNSQNRHFAVVQNKEILQQINDGSLTLQTAPSHNYPLFQAPTAIIVSTPADYPFADQDSAIALENMAIAATALGLGSRYLVSPTRFIEHTTGAPIKEQIGIPQGYRTIAVLIVGYDANPAQEPVERKTEVVTYIR, from the coding sequence ATGAATCCAGTGATCGAGACCATTCTCAAACGAAAAGGAACCAAAAGCTACAAACCGGAACAGATCAAGGACGAAGATCTGGAGCTGATTCTCAGCGCCGGCATTGCCGGGCCGACCGCCAGAAATTCTCAGAACCGTCATTTTGCCGTCGTTCAGAACAAAGAGATTCTTCAGCAAATAAACGACGGCTCCTTAACGCTGCAGACGGCGCCGTCGCATAACTATCCTCTGTTTCAGGCGCCGACCGCGATCATTGTTTCCACGCCGGCTGATTATCCGTTCGCGGACCAGGACAGCGCCATCGCCCTGGAAAACATGGCGATCGCGGCTACCGCGCTCGGGCTCGGTTCCCGTTATCTGGTTTCGCCGACCAGATTCATCGAGCACACAACCGGCGCGCCGATCAAAGAGCAAATCGGTATCCCTCAAGGATACCGGACCATAGCCGTTCTGATCGTCGGTTATGATGCCAATCCGGCGCAGGAGCCGGTCGAACGCAAAACGGAGGTCGTAACGTATATCAGGTAA
- the nifH gene encoding nitrogenase iron protein, which yields MAKKIKQIAIYGKGGIGKSTTTSNISAALSTAGYKVMQFGCDPKSDSTNTLRSGKYIPTVLDTLREKNAVKASEVIFEGFNGIYCVEAGGPAPGVGCAGRGIITAVQLFKQQKAFEELDLDFVIYDVLGDVVCGGFAVPVREGIAEHVFTVSSADFMAVYAANNLFKGIQKYSNAGGALLGGVIANSINAPYAREIIDDFVSITKTQVVEYVPRSVTVTQSELQGKTTIEAAPDSKQAEVYRSLANKIANHTESKVPAPLEVKDLREWAAKWGDYLLAMETGEVGVETASNI from the coding sequence ATGGCTAAAAAAATTAAACAAATTGCCATTTACGGCAAAGGCGGCATCGGAAAATCCACCACGACTTCCAATATCAGCGCGGCTTTGTCGACGGCGGGTTATAAAGTGATGCAGTTCGGCTGCGACCCGAAGAGTGATTCGACCAATACCTTGCGAAGCGGAAAATATATCCCGACAGTTCTGGATACGTTGCGGGAAAAAAATGCGGTGAAGGCCAGCGAAGTAATTTTTGAAGGTTTTAATGGGATTTATTGCGTGGAAGCCGGCGGGCCGGCTCCGGGCGTCGGCTGTGCCGGACGCGGAATCATTACGGCAGTGCAGCTGTTCAAGCAGCAAAAGGCTTTCGAGGAGCTTGATCTGGACTTTGTCATCTACGACGTTCTCGGTGACGTCGTCTGCGGCGGCTTTGCCGTTCCGGTCCGGGAAGGCATTGCCGAGCATGTCTTCACCGTTTCCTCCGCCGACTTTATGGCGGTTTACGCCGCTAATAACCTGTTCAAAGGCATTCAGAAGTATTCCAATGCCGGTGGCGCTTTGCTGGGCGGAGTCATCGCCAACTCCATCAACGCCCCTTACGCCAGAGAGATCATCGACGATTTTGTCAGCATCACCAAAACCCAGGTTGTGGAATATGTGCCGCGCTCCGTTACGGTAACCCAGAGCGAACTGCAGGGTAAAACGACGATCGAGGCGGCGCCGGACAGCAAACAAGCCGAGGTTTACCGCAGTCTGGCCAACAAAATAGCTAACCATACGGAATCCAAGGTTCCCGCTCCGCTGGAAGTCAAGGACCTCAGAGAATGGGCGGCCAAATGGGGAGATTACCTGCTGGCGATGGAGACGGGCGAAGTGGGAGTTGAGACAGCGAGCAATATTTAA
- a CDS encoding radical SAM protein — protein MAIHLQKKADQFDHLVKKHPCLGGEAHSKYGRVHLPVSPACNIQCRFCKRTFNKWEKRPGVAASLLTPEKALEIVDRALELCPEITVVGIAGPGDTLATPHALEAFRQVHAKYPDLIKCLSTNGLLLAEKAEEIAQAGVKTLTVTVNAVDAEIQAQICSHIYYEGDHLTGLAAAARLIENQLAGIRKISELGVVVKINTVLIPGINDHHTGEIAKTTKEAGADMINIIPLIPQHELADKCPPDCRELNLARAAAEEYLTVFRHCKQCRADACGIPGKGIELAELLYDQPLETFSHG, from the coding sequence ATGGCAATTCATTTGCAGAAAAAAGCCGACCAATTCGACCATCTGGTCAAGAAGCACCCTTGCCTGGGCGGCGAGGCGCATTCCAAGTATGGCAGGGTTCATCTACCGGTCAGCCCGGCCTGCAATATTCAATGCAGATTTTGTAAAAGAACCTTTAACAAGTGGGAAAAAAGACCCGGCGTCGCTGCTTCCCTCCTGACTCCTGAAAAAGCTCTGGAAATTGTTGACCGCGCTTTGGAGCTTTGCCCGGAGATTACGGTCGTGGGAATCGCCGGTCCTGGCGATACTTTGGCGACGCCGCATGCACTGGAAGCTTTCCGGCAGGTTCACGCCAAATATCCGGACCTGATTAAATGTCTGAGCACAAACGGCTTGCTTCTGGCAGAAAAGGCTGAGGAAATCGCGCAGGCCGGAGTGAAGACCCTGACCGTGACCGTCAATGCGGTCGATGCGGAGATTCAGGCGCAGATATGCTCGCATATCTACTATGAAGGAGATCACCTGACCGGTCTTGCCGCCGCCGCCAGGCTGATCGAAAATCAGCTGGCCGGAATCAGGAAGATCAGTGAACTTGGCGTCGTTGTAAAAATCAATACCGTCCTGATCCCGGGCATCAACGATCACCATACGGGCGAAATCGCCAAAACGACTAAAGAAGCCGGAGCCGATATGATTAATATCATCCCGCTGATCCCCCAGCATGAGCTGGCTGACAAGTGTCCGCCGGACTGCCGGGAATTGAACCTGGCCAGAGCAGCGGCGGAAGAGTACCTCACCGTGTTTCGGCATTGCAAGCAGTGCCGGGCCGATGCCTGCGGCATCCCGGGCAAAGGAATCGAGCTGGCGGAGCTTTTGTACGACCAGCCGCTGGAAACGTTTTCCCATGGTTAA